CGCTGTGCTGGCTAGGGTTCGTGCCGTCGCGCGCTTCGATCTGCTCTCGGATGTAAGCGGCGATTTCGTCGCTGACCCAAGCAACCGCGCGCCGCGAACCGCCGATACGCACCGGCTGCGGGGCTCGTTTTTGTTGGACGTTCTTGAGAAAGAGGGCGCGAGACTGTCCGGTGCAGTCAAGCACGCGGGGAAGGCGCCAAAGGGATGGAGTCTGCATTGTGAGTTCTTCCTTGTGAGTTAACACGGGGCTTTCGCCCGAAATCCACGTAGGGACACAGAGGTCTCTGCGTGTCAGGAAGAACAATAGGAATTGCAGTGACCGGTGTCACTGCAATCAATTCATCAATTATTTCTTGCTGCTGCAATAAGGTCTTTGAGGTCTTTTAGACGCGCGAAAGCTTCCGTGAATGCCAGTTTTTCAGCATCGTCTCGCAACTGCC
This is a stretch of genomic DNA from Casimicrobium huifangae. It encodes these proteins:
- a CDS encoding helix-turn-helix transcriptional regulator — encoded protein: MQTPSLWRLPRVLDCTGQSRALFLKNVQQKRAPQPVRIGGSRRAVAWVSDEIAAYIREQIEARDGTNPSQHSAA